In Setaria italica strain Yugu1 chromosome IX, Setaria_italica_v2.0, whole genome shotgun sequence, the genomic stretch GTCAAGGAATTTCTATACTGTTTTGGTCAAATTCCATCAGAACAAAACAAGACCATATTTGAAacatcaaaaaaaaaaccataaaCTAAACAAACCATAGATGTATAGTTCTATACATATTAACGAGTTAACAACATGACAAAATTCAATGAAGAAGCACATGAGAAACCAGTACATAAAGGAGCAAAAAAGTTAAATCACTGGTGTCATAAAACTAACAAAGGGCACTACACAAAATGCAAATATTCAAAGATGGTCAACCTAAGAAATGTTACTTTAATTCTAACTGTCAACACATGATTTAATCTATCTATCACATATATATTAAGGTAATATTAAGAAAAGCGGAACCAGAGACAGTTTTTGTAGCACACAAGTACTTATCAAGTATAATATTAGAATAAAATCAAACACTAGAGCCTGCTGCTATGTCATGGATACAATCACCAGGGACAGATCCTGCTGGGAGGTTTTGGAGAGCCTGTGAAGTCCCTTCATCTACAACTTTAATATCATGTGCAACTGTCACATGCTTATAGCCCCCAAGCTCCTTCGCAAGCTCATTGCATGTTTCTGAATAGGTCAGGGAAGGTAGTCCATAAATTTTCAACTTCTGGAAACAATAAATGCAAAATGCTGTGTTCTTGACTGATGTACAAGCAATGTAATTTTGAATATCGATGTCTAACAAGAAAAGGGTGTTCCATTGACTTCATTAGAAAACTCCCCCACATTGATGCATAGCccaaaaaaacataaaaactGCATTAAAGCCATATCGTACCAAAAAGAAGTTTATTAATTTAATGGGAGATGACTACAGAGCATTAAGTTCATCTTGAAATGCTTATATCAACATGATTCCTGTTAAGTCAAAGTAAATGTCTCAACACATGAATCAAGCGCAGAAACAACCAGGCTATTGTATTTTATTTGACGCGGTTTCGGTGCCTTCTATTTGTACTGAAAAGGGAGGGTTCCCAATCAGAGAATGTAAAATTTGTATCTAATTCGTACCAAATGGTTATAAAGTACTTACAAGAAGCAACTGGTTAGAACCTCAAGACAGAATACAATTGCTATATTGATAGTTTACAAAATCTAATCGGAGGACCAACACATTAGGTTTGAAGTAGAAATAGAATAATTGATCCAACTATAGATAACTAACCTTTAGTTCCAAAGAGGACAATACCGACCTCATCGCTCCTATTATAAACCAACTGCAGAAAACAGAGGTGCGCAGGAAATTAGCTTGATCGGAGGTGGTTTGACCATCAAACTACAGGCAGTAGCACTTAAATTGAGGAAACTGGATCACAAGAATGGAAGAAGACGTGCTTGCCTTCTTATGCACCAGAGTTGAACATATGTTCTTGACCTCCTGCAGCACCCCATGCATTGAAGGACCAACATCCAGTAGCAAAACCAACGCTTCCTGAGAAATATTATATATGTAAAAGCACAGGCATTATGAAGAGAAAGAATAAGCCCATTCGTGCATTGTTGAAGAGTAAAGACTCTTTGGTTCATCCAATTTTGCCTCCTGCAGGGAATCTAGCATCCAAATTGATAAAAATATCACAGGTATGAATGGAATGCATCACATCTCCTTGGATCATAAGCTATGTAATGTTATCCGGATTTGCAGAGCATGCGGATGGTCAATTTTACACATTACTTAGAATCTCTAGTTCAACTCACAGCAGCAGTTGGGCAATCATGTATCCAGTGCGAACAGACAGCATTTATCTTTCACGACAAAAATTCAGACTAGTAACTAGGAGAAAATGAAATGTACAGTCCGGTGAAACAAGCATCGTCGACCAGGGTACTTAACTAACTTTGGTGGACTAAATTCTAACGGTCCCGGAATCATATGCATTTCTTCCCGCTCGATCGAACCCTAGAACAGGTGAGGGGATATATGGCACTATCTGAAGCCAAATGGCTCGCGCATTATTTGGAAAGTGCGATTGGCCGAACCACCAAAATACAGTCTGCGTAGGATCGATGGGGGTAAGACGCGCACCTTGTTGCGAGCCATGGCGAAGGCAGGGGAGGGGCTTGCCGCGCggcacagagagagagagagagagagagagagagagagagagactgggCTTGCCGAGGGTTTAAGCTGCCTCCATGAAAACCCGCCCGATACCTGGGGCAAGGTGCAAGAGTTGACTGGCTGCCGACTAAGCTCAACTCAAGCCCTCGGGTCGGGTCGGGTCTCCGGTCTCGGGtgggaaaggaggaggaggagaggagacgagAGGAAGACGGAGGAGGCGAGGGAGGGAGACGAAGACGACTGCGGCGTGCGGCGGAGtggaaaggaaagaagaaagtgaaaaaaaaaagggaatggGCCGGGCCATCGCAGCCCACAATGATGGCCCAAATTCCTTGACGTTTcgcctcctcccttcccttcgCTGCTCTCCGCCTCCCGCACCAAACACGAGACCGTCGACGAGGAGGCCGGAGAGAGAGTGGGCGAGCGCGGAGAGAAGATGATACTGGCCGTGCTCTTCGCCAACTCCGACGGCAACATCCTCATCGAGCGGTACTTTCCCCTtgccctcccccctcccctcgcCGCAGAGATCTCTCTCGTCTCCACCTCGCTGCCTGATGAGATCTATCGATCCGGCGCTGCGTCTCTGATGGGTTGTTGGGGTTCGCAGGTTCCATGGGGTCCCCGCGGAGGAGAGGCTCCACTGGCGCTCCTTCCTGGTGAAGCTCGGATCCGAGAACCTCAAAGGCTCCAAGAACGAGGAGCTCCACGTTGCTTCCCACAAGTAAATTTCATAACCATCCCCCCGCACCACCTGATTTCGTTATGTTATTATTGTTCCCTGGCCCTGGAGTAGAGAGGATCGTGTCGTTTCGCTGTTGCTAATTACTAATTAGTGGAACTGCGAAAAGCGTGTTGCTCTGATGCTTATGGCCCATATCGTTCAATGAATTATTATCTTATCTTTGATGGAATTAACACCAGAACGAAAATATGATTCTGTCCTCAACAACTGGTTACTTTAAATTCATTGCTGTGATTATTTGATTATAAGATGCAGCAAAGAAAACATGTCATTGATCTCTACAACTTATCAGCTGTGGTACTGCCCATTCATCGTGGTACAAGCCATGGCATAATTTTCTAGGATTAGCCTGCACCAGTCCTCAAAATCAACCATGTGCTAGAATCTTAGAGGCAGTTGAAGCTTGCTATATGACACTCTGCAATCATGATAATTGCTATAGGACACTGGAGTGGATTACATTTTCTGCAGAACACTAGAAATGAACTAGCCAATTTCGGTGTCCCGTGGAAATTACCATGATTGTAGAATGTCCTCTAGCAAATTTTCAGTCTTATGGTAATTGTACTAGATCATATGTCATGTTACTGGATCATATGCCTGTCCTCACTGCTAAATTATTTTCTCTGCTAAAATATTGAACTGTTGCTCCGTCACTGCTAATCATCGACACTGTCCCAGGTCGGTCTCTATTGTTTATACCACAATTGGGGATGTCTGCCTGTACATTGTTGGCAAGGATGAGTATGATGAGCTTGCTTGTAAGTTTCTCATATCATTCACCTTATTACTGGTCTTCCATTTCAAATCTCCTCTATATTACATTATTTCCAACTTAATCCTCCCTACCATTTGTAGTGGCCGAGGTGATATTTGCAATTACATCAGCGGTGAAGGATGTCTGTGGAAAACCTCCTACTGAGCGCCTTTTCCTTGACAAATATGGGAGGATCTGCCTGTGCCTTGATGAGATTGTTTGGAAGGTAGAACTTCAACTCAACTTTCTAGCCGCGTACTATTTCCATGTGCCTGTTAATCTGGATATAATCATATAACTATGGTGCTGTTAATACATCACATAATGCTTAGCATATCGGCTGGGTGACTCAGTATTATCCTGAACTGTGTCTGCTCTGCTATTTTTGTGCCTCAAACTATGCATACAATCATCCTATGATCCAATTCTTAGTGAAGGCATATCATCCATGATGCTGTGCAGCAATGTACAGCCTCACGAAGTCACAGTCATCAAATCTTTTATGCAGTTTAATTGAAAACAACATTTTGCTACAGTAGGGTATGACTTGTTATCTACAATAAAAAACGTGTTATCTGATTAGCTGTTTATCATTCATGCAGGGTCTGCTTGAAAACACGGAGAAAGACAGAGTGCGGAGGTTGATTAGACTAAAGCCCCCTGTTGAGCCATGATTTCCATGTGTTGTTGTGTATTGCTGTAATTCAAATCCAATCTCATTTACATTTATAGGCTAAAGTTCAGAGTTTGCCTCTGCCCTTTGTATCTATAAGACCATCACTCACTCATTTGAGGTCTGT encodes the following:
- the LOC101762818 gene encoding uncharacterized protein LOC101762818, with the protein product MILAVLFANSDGNILIERFHGVPAEERLHWRSFLVKLGSENLKGSKNEELHVASHKSVSIVYTTIGDVCLYIVGKDEYDELALAEVIFAITSAVKDVCGKPPTERLFLDKYGRICLCLDEIVWKGLLENTEKDRVRRLIRLKPPVEP